The genomic stretch TGACCAAGGTCATGCGCCAGGGCAAGACATTCCGCCAGGTCTTCATCCAGTTTCAGCATCCGCGCGAGCGAGCGGGCAACCTGCGCCACTTCCAATGAGTGCGTCAGGCGCGTCCGGTAGTGATCCCCCTCGTGATAGACGAAGACCTGGGTCTTGTGCTTGAGGCGTCGGAAGGCGATGGAATGGACAACGCGGTCCCGGTCGCGCTGAAAAGCGGAACGGGTCTTGCTCTCCGGTTCCTCATGCAATCGGCCACGGCTCTCTTCTGCGCGGCAGGCATAAGGCGCAAGGGGGGCTGGGAATGGTATGGTCATGAATAGGGCCTGATAGCTGTGCTGGTCTGTGACGTAAGGGTGTTTGTACCAGCGCAGAACAGGGGGCACATAAGTTTTTCTGATAACTGGCTGGAAGTGAGATAATTTTTTGGCGCTTCCATTTTCGATGTGTCTGCTTTGCTTTTCACGTAACGCTTTCGAGAAAATGAGATAGAGCCGAATTGACAGCATTGCTACTGAGTAGTAATTTCTAATCATGTCAATAAAAGCATCCGTATCAATCACTGAAGAACAGGATTCGTTTGCGCGCGATCTGGTGACTCAAGGGCAGTTTCCCAGTGTCAGTGCTGTCATTCAGCACGGCATTGAGCTGATGCGTGCAAAAGTGGAGATGGAGAATCTTGAGCGGGAAGCCTTGCGGTCTCTCCTGACCAGACGCCAGCAAGG from Parvularcula sp. IMCC14364 encodes the following:
- a CDS encoding type II toxin-antitoxin system ParD family antitoxin, with amino-acid sequence MSIKASVSITEEQDSFARDLVTQGQFPSVSAVIQHGIELMRAKVEMENLEREALRSLLTRRQQGAFIDGEEMESVISRLAQKRRQHNGI